ATTACTGGAACAAATACATTCTGAACCCTAAACCACCAGGACAATACGCGTCAAATGATGAAATTTTGATTTACAAATCTAAAGCAGCAATTGCTGGCGCCCTTGGCGGTGGTAATCTGGACATCCAAAGCCAGACAAATCAGCCAACCAAGCATAGAGTCTTTCATAAAAAAAGCAAGAAAAAGAAGCGCGCTGAAGGTGGCTGCTAATTCGAGAATTTACCGGTCGTTTCCACAATAGTTGTTTTTCGGGAAACGACCGGTTTTTTGTATAATATTTCACAGTAGATCTCCTTCCCTGATTCTCCTGCGGCTTATTTGGTAAATGCACTCACAGCAAGGTTATTTACAGCGTTTCCCATCGATTAACTTTTGAAAAAAAATTCCAAATTTGAGGAACTTTTATCAAATATATGCATCTAATTTTACAAGTTAAATGCTACTTGAAGGTAGGATATGAGATTTTCCAAAACAACAGAGTACGCAATTCGAGCGATGGTATTTTTAGCTAACCATAACGAGGAGCGTTTTTCGGTTAACCGATTGCACAAAAAGCTAGATATTCCCTATAAATATCTCGGAAGACTCATGCGAAAATTAGCTTCAGCAGGATTTGTTAATGTTTTACAAGGGAAAAATGGCGGATATCAAATAGCTGACAATTATTTAAATATTTATCTGTACAAGATTGTAGAAATCGTAGAAGGACTTGACGATTACAATCGATGTATACTTGGTTTCCCTGAGTGCAGCGATGGCAACCCCTGTTCCATGCATAAGTTCTGGAAAAAGCACAGAGAGGAAATTAAAAAAATGTTATACACCACATCGTTGGCCGATCTTTCTCAAGTTTCTGAAATTAAATTTTAGTTTTTTTATTTTTTCTTTTACCTGTACGTAACAATTAAAATTTTCCAAAAAGAGGATTTTCACAAAAATGTTATAAACGATAATTGACCTAATTCATTTAATCATTTAATTTTAAGGAGGGTCTATGGACTCATTTTTGGATCGTTTGTTAAGCAAAAAGGGATTGTACGCTTCATTCTGGTTTATTGCCATTTTTATGGTGATTATCCTCATCTATTACTCAGCCAATCTGGTGAAAGAAGTTCCCCCCATACCGAAGACTGTCGTTTCCGAAAGTGGAGAAACACTCTACACTTACGATGATATCATTGCAGGCAAGGGATATTTTCAACAATTTGACTTAATGGATTATGGCAGCATGCTCGGTATGGGTGCTTATCTGGGACCCGATTTCTCAACTTCTTTTTTCCATAAACGAGCGGAATCCCTCTATAAGTACTATGCGGTTGAAATGTTCGACACCACCGAAACCGCACTCACTCCCGAACAACTGGCAGCAGTCAAGGCGCGCGTAAAAATTGATTTCCACGAAAAAACAGCGCTCACAGAAGAAACTGTGGTTTACACTGAAGCTTCTGCGCAAGCCTACAAAGCAAATGTTGCCTATTTAAAAGATTTTCTCGTAAATGGCAATTCAGATTATGGTTTCCCCGGTGGCGTAATCCACCCCGACGAAGCTGAAAAAATCGCCGCGTTTGTGGATTGGGCACAATTAGTCGCTTCTTCTCATCGTACCGGAACAGATAGAACATGGTCAAATGATTGGCCTGCAGAGCCCCTAGTGGATCAAGATTCCAATTGGAATAATATTTTTTGGTCTTTGGTCCAGTTGCTTTTACTTTGGACGTTGACGATTCTGGTATTTTATTTGTTGTACGAACACTTCATTAAGAAAGAGAATGCATCTGATCTGGAATCGCCTCTTTCTGTGGATAAGCTCTTTCCATCACAAAATAAACTACTGAAATATCTGCCTGTTGTAACGTTATTTTTTGCTTTACAGGTTATTCTGGGTGGATATCTGGCACATATCGCTACCGTACCAGGCGAAAATTTTATTGTTTCCCAAAAAATACTGCCTTTCAACGTCATGCGGGCATTACACACCAACCTGGCTATCATCTGGGTTACCATCGGCTGGTTGGTTGGCGGTCTGTTTATTGCGCCTTTGGTTGGGAAAAAAGACCTAAGATTTCCCTGGTTGGTTGATGTGCTTTGGGCAGCCCTTCTCATTGTCGGGGCAGGCGGACTCATTGGCATTTATTTAGGAGCAACCGGTCAACTTCGCGGTGTCTGGTTTTGGTTAGGCAACGAAGGACGAGAATATTTAAATTTGGGTCGCGTGTGGGACATCGGACTTGTTGTCGGACTGGTCCTTTGGTTTTTTATGGTATTTTTTACAATTCGTAAAGCCAAAGACAACAATATTTTGGTTGGAACAATTATCTGGTCCGCGTTCGGAATCGCCACTTTATACATGGCAGGCATGGCTCCTTTGCACAAAATAATGCCTAATTATACTGTAGATGACTACTATCGATGGTGGGTAGTTCATCTCTGGGTTGAATTAACATTTGAGCTGTTTGCCGCCGGTGTTTTGGCTTACTTAACGGTGACGTTAGGTTTAGTTTCCCGGAAACTTGCAGAACGAATTATGTTATTTGAACTTTTACTAATTGCAGTATCCGGAGTTCTCGGTGTGGGACATCATTACTGGTGGCAAGGCGCAGACCAATACTGGATTGCGATTGGAAGCGTATTTTCTTCCCTTGAACCAATTCCATTGGTAATTCTGATGGTCGAAGCCTGGAAGCAGTACAAAGGCGTTAACAAAGACGGGAATTTCGTTTTTAAAACTCCGTTTATCTGGCTGGCTGGTTCTGCTGCGCTGAATTGGTTTGGCGCCGGTTTTCTGGGAATGGTCATCAACACGCCTCAGGTAGATTATTATGCGCACGGCACCTATCTGATTATGCCACATGCCCACGTCGCTTTATTGGGTGCGTTCGGCTACATTTCCCTGGCTTTTGTTTACATTGTTGCTCGTTCCAACGCGTTAGCAAAAGGATTAACCTGGAACGACAAACCAAGCCGCTGGGGATTCTGGCTCATTACCATCGGCGTTGTGCTGTTTGCGATTCCTAATCTCATCATTGGATTTCATCAGGCGAAAGTCGCTTCTGAATTGGGCTATTACGCCGCACGTTCCAGAGAAACTCTGGCGTCTATGAGTTTATGGATGTGGATCAGAATCGTACCCGACGGTATGATGATTTTAGGCGCCATTATTGTTTTCTTTGATATTGTGAAAAAAACATTTTTTTCTGCAAAGAAACAACTAACCGCCTAAACTAAATTGCGTCGGAGAAGAGGGTGGCGAAGCTGCCCTCTTCTCTATTTTTATACCATACGAAATTCCCCTTTTATGAGCATTTTTCACTGGAACTTTTTCCCCGCAACGGCATTCAAAATAGCAAATCTATGCACAACAGAAAGCGATTAATTTTTATTTTCATTTTAAAAATTCATCTCTCCCCTATTTTCAGATTCATGATTTTATTTCAAAAAAATCTGCGGCATAATTTAAATTAAGGATCAAACATGAGCAGCACATTCGAAGACACCAAAATCACCTCTTTCCAGCCGAAAATGGAAAAAGATTCTGAAACAAAAGAAGCATTTTTCAAAATGATTTTCAAAGGTGAAGCAAAATTAGACAATTCCCTGCAAATTACGGACCTGTTTGCCGGATTTCGCAAGCGTTTGATCAATGTCAAATTTTCAGCCTACGATACCTATGGCGGCGAAATTCAATTTCAAGATGCCAGCATTGAAGATTTTACCGTCAAAAACAAAATTGAACGCGTGGGACAGGGAAAAGATGCGGATCGCATTCCTGTGGAATATGTCTTTTTTACGATGGCTGTGAAAATGGACGTGGAAGGCAATTTTCTCAAAGAAATGTATTCGATATTTCATCGCACGGTACGTATGGAAATCGAATTTATTGAATAGGTAAGGGGTAAAAAAACCCGGTT
The genomic region above belongs to Calditrichota bacterium and contains:
- a CDS encoding Rrf2 family transcriptional regulator; the protein is MRFSKTTEYAIRAMVFLANHNEERFSVNRLHKKLDIPYKYLGRLMRKLASAGFVNVLQGKNGGYQIADNYLNIYLYKIVEIVEGLDDYNRCILGFPECSDGNPCSMHKFWKKHREEIKKMLYTTSLADLSQVSEIKF
- a CDS encoding nitric oxide reductase, which gives rise to MDSFLDRLLSKKGLYASFWFIAIFMVIILIYYSANLVKEVPPIPKTVVSESGETLYTYDDIIAGKGYFQQFDLMDYGSMLGMGAYLGPDFSTSFFHKRAESLYKYYAVEMFDTTETALTPEQLAAVKARVKIDFHEKTALTEETVVYTEASAQAYKANVAYLKDFLVNGNSDYGFPGGVIHPDEAEKIAAFVDWAQLVASSHRTGTDRTWSNDWPAEPLVDQDSNWNNIFWSLVQLLLLWTLTILVFYLLYEHFIKKENASDLESPLSVDKLFPSQNKLLKYLPVVTLFFALQVILGGYLAHIATVPGENFIVSQKILPFNVMRALHTNLAIIWVTIGWLVGGLFIAPLVGKKDLRFPWLVDVLWAALLIVGAGGLIGIYLGATGQLRGVWFWLGNEGREYLNLGRVWDIGLVVGLVLWFFMVFFTIRKAKDNNILVGTIIWSAFGIATLYMAGMAPLHKIMPNYTVDDYYRWWVVHLWVELTFELFAAGVLAYLTVTLGLVSRKLAERIMLFELLLIAVSGVLGVGHHYWWQGADQYWIAIGSVFSSLEPIPLVILMVEAWKQYKGVNKDGNFVFKTPFIWLAGSAALNWFGAGFLGMVINTPQVDYYAHGTYLIMPHAHVALLGAFGYISLAFVYIVARSNALAKGLTWNDKPSRWGFWLITIGVVLFAIPNLIIGFHQAKVASELGYYAARSRETLASMSLWMWIRIVPDGMMILGAIIVFFDIVKKTFFSAKKQLTA